The following proteins are co-located in the Tetrapisispora phaffii CBS 4417 chromosome 4, complete genome genome:
- the LOA1 gene encoding lysophosphatidic acid acyltransferase LOA1 (similar to Saccharomyces cerevisiae VPS66 (YPR139C); ancestral locus Anc_3.477) yields MEKYTDWRDKGTGIAPFLPSAIKEPNLIECILYSVVLLVKVILTSPIIFLYLLTKNKLLLAVLLKVLFSWKDEVAVQGVKRSEVNPQKHYPNINVLYFANITSILDGILLTLIAQRNKVIFCVPDESTIYILNLVQLIKFIANDSLNVKEYGKEVNNLADYNDSVIYMLAEGTCSNGKSVLPFNMKQTVLDEIIESNKFDIKVIQLKVNSSLVTPLGINSTFKYIIKCLSKGINYKCRMNDVSLKPDLDLIRVSLCDGGKYKLISKTLDLNAKRKFIKEYNNYRRK; encoded by the coding sequence ATGGAAAAATATACAGATTGGAGAGATAAAGGTACTGGCATTGCCCCATTTTTACCATCTGCCATAAAGGAACCTAATTTGATTGAGTGCATACTCTATTCTGTCGTTTTGCTGGTCAAAGTTATTCTAACCTCtccaataatttttctgtACCTTCTAACCaagaataaattattattggCTGTGTTATTAAAAGTATTATTTAGCTGGAAAGATGAGGTTGCTGTGCAAGGTGTAAAAAGAAGTGAAGTGAATCCACAAAAGCATTATCCAAATATCaatgttttatattttgcaaATATCACATCCATATTAGATGGTATATTGTTAACTTTAATTGCACAAAGAAATAAAGTGATATTTTGTGTGCCGGATGAATCaacaatttatatattgaatttggtccaattgattaaatttattgcAAACGATTCTCTGAATGTCAAAGAATATGGAAAAGAGGTTAATAATTTGGCAGATTATAACGATTCAGTAATTTATATGTTAGCCGAAGGTACATGTTCTAATGGTAAGAGTGTTTTACCATTTAACATGAAACAAACAGTGTTGGATGAGATAATAGAGTCCAATAAGTTTGACATCAAAGTCATTCAATTAAAAGTTAATAGTTCTTTGGTCACACCGCTAGGTATCAATTCCACgttcaaatatattataaaatgtttATCGAAAGGTATTAACTATAAATGCAGGATGAATGACGTATCTTTGAAACCAGATTTAGATTTAATAAGAGTCTCATTATGTGATGGAGGAAAgtataaattaatatctaAGACTTTGGATTTGAATGCTAAAAGAAAGTTCATCAAGGAATACAATAATTATAGACGTAAATAG
- the TAZ1 gene encoding lysophosphatidylcholine acyltransferase (similar to Saccharomyces cerevisiae TAZ1 (YPR140W); ancestral locus Anc_3.478), producing the protein MSQSDVLQRGDDFLMQYPRNSKVWKMFSHFTCLFTVGVSKLIITSLYNVELNHFDRLERAIDKAHDQNRGIMTVMNHMSVIDDPFIWAVFPWKTYRKLDNIRWCLGAHNVCFTNKFISTYFSLGQTLSTERFGAGPFQGSIDATVRLLSPDETLKNMDTLKSHFKMNRPAWVHVYPEGFVLQLQPPFSNSMRYFKWGITRMILESTRQPVIVPIFTTGFENIAPEDTAESPVDRYLPAGYGTKINVTVGKEIDEHVIENYRAEWSALVEKYKNPDSPHDLTDELKWGKEAQELRSRVAATLRENVAKIRHEERGFPQEDKRFKSPQWWKRYTTTEGASDPDVKFIGKNWAIRRLQSCLTGKESKDSNK; encoded by the coding sequence ATGTCACAATCAGATGTTCTCCAAAGAGGAGATGATTTTTTGATGCAATATCCTAGAAATTCCAAAGTATGGAAGATGTTCTCACATTTTACATGCTTATTTACTGTTGGTGTATCAAAACTAATAATTACCTCTTTGTACAATGTtgaattaaatcatttCGATAGGCTAGAGAGAGCTATTGACAAAGCACATGATCAAAACAGAGGTATAATGACTGTGATGAACCACATGTCTGTCATAGATGATCCATTCATCTGGGCAGTCTTCCCATGGAAAACATATCGtaaattagataatattaGATGGTGTTTAGGTGCTCACAATGTCTGCTttacaaataaatttatatccACCTACTTTTCATTAGGTCAAACTTTATCTACAGAAAGATTTGGCGCTGGTCCATTCCAAGGCTCAATCGATGCCACAGTTAGATTGTTGAGTCCAGATGAGACTTTAAAAAACATGGATACTTTGAAGTCTCACTTCAAGATGAACAGGCCTGCCTGGGTACATGTATACCCAGAAGGATTTGTGTTACAACTGCAACCACCTTTTTCAAACTCAATGAGATACTTTAAATGGGGGATTACTCGGATGATCTTAGAATCAACTAGACAGCCTGTTATTGTACCCATATTCACAACTggttttgaaaatattgcTCCTGAAGATACGGCAGAATCACCAGTAGATAGGTACTTACCTGCAGGATATGGAACCAAAATAAATGTTACTGTCGGTAAGGAAATTGATGAACATGTAATAGAAAACTACAGAGCGGAATGGAGTGCATTAGTCGAAAAGTATAAAAATCCTGACTCCCCCCATGACTTAACCGATGAACTGAAATGGGGCAAGGAGGCCCAAGAGTTGCGAAGTAGAGTTGCAGCTACGTTAAGAGAGAATGTAGCTAAGATTCGTCACGAAGAAAGAGGCTTCCCACAAGAAGATAAACGATTTAAATCTCCACAATGGTGGAAAAGATACACTACCACTGAAGGTGCTTCTGACCCAGACGTTAAATTTATAGGTAAGAACTGGGCTATAAGAAGACTTCAGTCATGTTTGACAGGCAAAGAATCTAAAGATTCCAATAAATGA